The proteins below are encoded in one region of Manis javanica isolate MJ-LG chromosome 8, MJ_LKY, whole genome shotgun sequence:
- the LOC140843183 gene encoding transmembrane and coiled-coil domain-containing protein 5A-like isoform X1: MHPMHLCWYFRESTLEEPEEDQLDHEESTMEEPEDDQLDHESEELEILRLTQSNRNLESLNTDLERDLQITDEANQELLLQIHKKEEEIQRLESEITQTQDLKDDEWEKENSTTVERERTLQEQEDEIARLERKNETLVHGIRDLQKKLTRKSQKETKCEQGHLKGPLEDSKVKLQQLEASCADQEKELAKIMEDYAHVAQLCKDQVFCIKKYQETWRKTEEEAEMRLLEREVSKVLSMSSAKKYNSQNNKDNSLQKKGIWLCKRIFLFLFFITLFFITLLGYLFFHISFINPDLLIDILPRILSRSTLWRLRSFLSASLTLRTEDLLPH, translated from the exons ATGCATCCAATGCATCTCTGCTGGTATTTCAGGGAATCTACATTGGAAGAACCCGAGGAGGATCAGCTAGATCACGA GGAATCTACAATGGAAGAACCCGAGGACGATCAGCTAGATCACGA GTCAGAGGAGTTGGAGATCTTAAGACTGACCCAGTCAAATAGGAACCTAGAAAGTCTGAACacagaccttgaaagagacctGCAAATCACAGATGAGGCAAATCAGGAACTTCTTCTCCAAATCcacaagaaagaagaagaaatacagag GCTGGAAAGTGAGATCACTCAGACTCAAGACCTGAAAGATGATGAGTGGGAGAAGGAGAACAGTACCACCGTGGAAAGGGAAAGAACTTTGCAAGAACAGGAAGATGAAATCGCCAGACTT gaaaggaaaaatgagactcTGGTGCACGGTATAAGAGACCTTCAAAAAAAG ctTACAAGGAAATCGCAAAAGGAAACCAAGTGTGAACAAGGCCATCTAAAGGGACCACTAGAAGACTCAAAG GTTAAGTTACAACAGCTGGAAGCTTCCTGTGCCGACCAAGAGAAGGAACTGGCCAAG ATAATGGAAGACTATGCACATGTGGCCCAGCTCTGCAAAGATCAGGTCTTCTGCATTAAG aAGTACCAGGAAACTTGgaggaaaacagaagaagaagCAGAGATGCGGCTCCTTGAGAGAGAAGT ATCAAAAGTCTTGAGCATGAGCTCTGCAAAAAAatacaacagccaaaataataAG gaCAATTCTCTCCAAAAGAAGGGAATATGGCTCTGTAAAAG gatttttctatttctctttttcataacCCTATTTTTCATCACACTGCTGGGCTACCTGTTTTTCCACATAAGCTTCATAAATCCAGATCTCCTCATCGACATACTACCCAGGATACTGAGCAGGAGCACCTTGTGGAGGCTAAGGAGCTTCCTCTCTGCGTCCCTCACACTTCGGACTGAGGACTTGTTGCCCCACTAA
- the LOC140843183 gene encoding transmembrane and coiled-coil domain-containing protein 5A-like isoform X2, whose product MEEPEDDQLDHESEELEILRLTQSNRNLESLNTDLERDLQITDEANQELLLQIHKKEEEIQRLESEITQTQDLKDDEWEKENSTTVERERTLQEQEDEIARLERKNETLVHGIRDLQKKLTRKSQKETKCEQGHLKGPLEDSKVKLQQLEASCADQEKELAKIMEDYAHVAQLCKDQVFCIKKYQETWRKTEEEAEMRLLEREVSKVLSMSSAKKYNSQNNKDNSLQKKGIWLCKRIFLFLFFITLFFITLLGYLFFHISFINPDLLIDILPRILSRSTLWRLRSFLSASLTLRTEDLLPH is encoded by the exons ATGGAAGAACCCGAGGACGATCAGCTAGATCACGA GTCAGAGGAGTTGGAGATCTTAAGACTGACCCAGTCAAATAGGAACCTAGAAAGTCTGAACacagaccttgaaagagacctGCAAATCACAGATGAGGCAAATCAGGAACTTCTTCTCCAAATCcacaagaaagaagaagaaatacagag GCTGGAAAGTGAGATCACTCAGACTCAAGACCTGAAAGATGATGAGTGGGAGAAGGAGAACAGTACCACCGTGGAAAGGGAAAGAACTTTGCAAGAACAGGAAGATGAAATCGCCAGACTT gaaaggaaaaatgagactcTGGTGCACGGTATAAGAGACCTTCAAAAAAAG ctTACAAGGAAATCGCAAAAGGAAACCAAGTGTGAACAAGGCCATCTAAAGGGACCACTAGAAGACTCAAAG GTTAAGTTACAACAGCTGGAAGCTTCCTGTGCCGACCAAGAGAAGGAACTGGCCAAG ATAATGGAAGACTATGCACATGTGGCCCAGCTCTGCAAAGATCAGGTCTTCTGCATTAAG aAGTACCAGGAAACTTGgaggaaaacagaagaagaagCAGAGATGCGGCTCCTTGAGAGAGAAGT ATCAAAAGTCTTGAGCATGAGCTCTGCAAAAAAatacaacagccaaaataataAG gaCAATTCTCTCCAAAAGAAGGGAATATGGCTCTGTAAAAG gatttttctatttctctttttcataacCCTATTTTTCATCACACTGCTGGGCTACCTGTTTTTCCACATAAGCTTCATAAATCCAGATCTCCTCATCGACATACTACCCAGGATACTGAGCAGGAGCACCTTGTGGAGGCTAAGGAGCTTCCTCTCTGCGTCCCTCACACTTCGGACTGAGGACTTGTTGCCCCACTAA